In Acaryochloris marina S15, a single genomic region encodes these proteins:
- a CDS encoding helix-turn-helix transcriptional regulator, giving the protein MDQSLNHSSGLTTEPDCNPSFTLPPQQTQQLQGQLLDPLKAQRMAEFFSLLGDANRLRILSLLAEKELCVKDLAVAVDMSESAVSHQLRTLKSIRLVSYRKQGRHVFYQLQDQHVFSLYQAVAEHLDET; this is encoded by the coding sequence ATGGACCAATCACTCAACCATTCCTCTGGACTAACTACTGAGCCTGACTGTAATCCAAGCTTTACCCTGCCGCCACAGCAAACCCAACAACTGCAGGGGCAGCTTTTAGATCCTCTTAAAGCACAACGAATGGCTGAGTTTTTTAGTCTGCTAGGCGATGCAAATCGATTACGGATATTGTCTTTGCTAGCTGAGAAAGAACTCTGTGTTAAAGACTTAGCCGTAGCCGTAGATATGAGCGAATCAGCGGTGTCTCATCAATTGCGAACCCTCAAGTCCATTCGGTTAGTGAGTTATCGCAAGCAGGGTAGGCATGTGTTTTATCAGTTACAAGATCAGCATGTTTTTAGTCTTTATCAAGCCGTTGCTGAGCATTTGGATGAGACATAG
- a CDS encoding glycosyltransferase, which yields MQSSQQALGITHDSEKTTPHLLVFDLSIRGHHPNYIRHLIRYWHTQTHFQILSIVVSPRFLTEHADVVEFAEQQLNPNIRFIAITHPQESALKSRKKPIDRNLRNLQEWRLFCDYASQLQVNHGLIMYLDTYFLSIAWWLKPPCSFSGIYFRPTLHYRQLGVQPPLNWRQKLNQGRENLNLNKVLRNSRLATLFCLDPLAVPALQQRPSQAEIIHLPDPVEFVPPPSAVCTLKDDLGIEAERTVFLLFGAIDGRKGIHQILDAIQKLSSDWGRQLCLVLVGESKIQQQLEARITEITASQPVQIIRNYQFVSEEEVWSYFRMSDVILATYQKHVGMSGILLLAAATQKPVLSTDFGLMGAMVKQHQLGLSIDSTQPEQISEGMMKLIGASRNDFYNPEKMRIWAEQNSAENFAQTIFAGITNND from the coding sequence ATGCAGAGCAGCCAACAGGCGTTAGGCATAACCCATGACTCCGAGAAGACTACCCCTCATTTGTTAGTTTTCGATCTATCTATTCGGGGCCATCATCCTAACTACATTCGCCATCTCATTCGGTATTGGCATACTCAGACGCACTTTCAGATTCTTTCGATTGTGGTTTCGCCTCGCTTCTTAACGGAGCATGCCGATGTTGTTGAGTTTGCAGAACAGCAATTAAACCCGAATATTCGGTTTATTGCCATTACCCATCCACAAGAATCTGCTCTAAAGTCGCGAAAAAAACCAATAGACCGTAACCTCCGCAACCTTCAAGAATGGAGATTGTTTTGTGACTATGCGAGTCAGCTACAGGTGAACCACGGTCTGATTATGTATTTGGATACCTATTTCCTATCCATAGCATGGTGGCTAAAACCGCCCTGTTCTTTCTCAGGGATTTATTTTCGACCCACGCTACACTATCGTCAACTAGGTGTGCAGCCCCCATTGAACTGGCGGCAAAAATTGAATCAAGGTCGAGAGAATTTAAACTTAAACAAAGTTTTGCGGAATTCACGGTTGGCCACTTTATTTTGCTTGGATCCTCTGGCTGTACCGGCTTTGCAGCAGCGGCCTAGTCAAGCTGAGATTATCCATTTGCCCGATCCCGTGGAGTTTGTCCCACCCCCATCTGCAGTTTGTACCTTAAAAGATGATTTGGGGATTGAAGCTGAGAGAACCGTATTTTTATTATTTGGGGCCATTGATGGCCGCAAAGGGATTCATCAAATCCTAGATGCGATTCAGAAGTTATCTTCCGACTGGGGGCGACAGCTTTGCCTGGTGCTGGTCGGTGAATCCAAGATTCAGCAACAGCTAGAAGCGCGCATCACCGAAATTACGGCTTCTCAACCGGTGCAAATTATTCGGAATTATCAGTTTGTTTCGGAAGAAGAGGTCTGGTCCTACTTTCGGATGTCGGATGTGATTCTGGCAACCTACCAAAAACATGTAGGAATGAGTGGTATTTTGTTGCTGGCTGCGGCGACACAAAAGCCCGTGCTCAGTACCGACTTTGGTTTAATGGGGGCCATGGTGAAGCAGCACCAGCTAGGGTTGTCGATAGATTCCACTCAGCCGGAACAAATTAGTGAAGGCATGATGAAATTAATAGGTGCATCCAGGAATGATTTCTACAATCCAGAGAAGATGCGAATATGGGCAGAACAAAACTCCGCTGAAAACTTTGCTCAGACTATTTTTGCTGGAATAACTAACAACGATTGA
- a CDS encoding glycosyltransferase family 2 protein: MENSKPIVSVIIPTFNRANLLIPAIQSVLNQTLEDFELIVVDDASTDDTQQKITGIDDPRVRYILQEKNLGECGTRNTGLGAVQGQYIAFLDSDDEWLPNKLEKQLNVFQSAPDEVGVVYSWLQVMNDQGKIVRMRKPDINGDVKDYLIYKNLIGTPSTVMIKKECIESDLQFDTNLRCCGDWDMWLQISESYQFEVVPEPLALYRDHDEDERGSTNHAMVTEGHLVFVDKHHQGIEEFYRQPSTLDNKHKSLYLFEIGRRLMCHGHEIGLVDAINTGKRYLYLAVLANTFDVYLWMNYFAACCGSVFYTSFIQVENRFRSKLGSIRRKVTFSYSLQ, translated from the coding sequence ATGGAAAACTCTAAACCTATTGTTAGCGTTATCATTCCCACGTTTAATAGAGCTAACCTACTGATACCTGCCATTCAAAGCGTATTGAATCAAACTCTCGAAGATTTTGAATTGATAGTCGTCGATGATGCGTCTACGGATGACACTCAACAAAAAATTACAGGTATTGACGACCCACGAGTGCGATACATTTTGCAGGAAAAAAATCTCGGTGAGTGCGGTACCCGAAACACAGGCTTAGGTGCAGTCCAAGGCCAATACATTGCTTTTTTGGATTCCGATGATGAATGGTTGCCCAACAAGTTAGAAAAGCAACTCAATGTGTTCCAATCTGCCCCGGATGAAGTGGGTGTGGTTTATTCATGGCTGCAGGTGATGAACGATCAGGGAAAGATCGTTCGGATGCGAAAACCTGATATTAACGGAGATGTTAAGGATTATCTGATCTATAAGAATCTCATTGGCACACCGTCAACGGTCATGATCAAGAAAGAGTGTATTGAGTCAGATCTGCAGTTTGACACCAATCTTCGGTGTTGCGGGGATTGGGATATGTGGTTGCAGATTTCTGAAAGCTATCAGTTTGAAGTGGTCCCTGAACCTTTAGCCCTTTATCGTGATCATGATGAAGATGAACGGGGCTCAACCAACCATGCCATGGTAACTGAAGGGCATCTCGTCTTTGTAGATAAGCATCACCAAGGCATTGAAGAGTTTTATCGGCAGCCGAGCACGTTAGATAACAAGCATAAATCTCTATATTTGTTTGAAATCGGCAGGCGGTTGATGTGTCATGGGCATGAAATAGGTCTAGTGGATGCCATCAACACAGGCAAAAGATATCTTTACTTAGCGGTACTAGCCAATACGTTTGACGTTTATTTGTGGATGAATTATTTTGCTGCTTGCTGTGGCAGTGTCTTTTATACTTCGTTCATTCAAGTAGAGAATCGCTTTCGATCAAAACTGGGATCAATACGAAGAAAAGTGACTTTCTCATATAGTCTCCAGTAA
- a CDS encoding glycosyltransferase: MSHPSTTISFFLTYFGGGGAERVLINLASGFIKNGYQVDFVLGQAWGPHLKKIPPEITVVDLKASGSFASIRKLAQYLKQTEPQALISGMHFANEVAILAKRLVKTNTVVIATEHNTLTHSLKHNKNRKKRIIPFAIRLLYPWADSVVTVSQGATTSLTEISSISPDKITTIYNPVIAPDLFSKAKADIDHPWFQPGEPPVIIGVGKLEPQKDFPTLIRAFARVRKQIPCRLVILGWGPDLDKLQEFTAEVGVQEDVDLMGYVDNPYPYMARAKVFTLSSAWEGLPTVLIEALALGKPVISTDCPSGPREILQGGKYGALTPVGDDTSLATAICDVLNQQSQSDVSEWLHQFSIEASTNQYLNLINTLKTAA, from the coding sequence GTGTCCCATCCATCCACTACGATTTCATTCTTTCTAACCTATTTCGGCGGCGGCGGTGCCGAGCGAGTATTAATCAATCTTGCCAGTGGATTTATTAAAAATGGATACCAAGTTGACTTTGTCCTCGGGCAAGCTTGGGGGCCCCATCTCAAAAAAATTCCCCCTGAAATAACAGTGGTTGATTTGAAGGCCTCAGGCAGTTTTGCCAGCATCAGAAAGCTAGCCCAGTATCTCAAGCAAACAGAACCCCAAGCGTTAATTTCTGGTATGCATTTTGCCAATGAAGTCGCGATTCTAGCAAAACGACTCGTCAAGACAAATACGGTGGTCATCGCGACTGAACACAACACATTAACCCACTCGTTAAAACACAATAAGAACCGCAAGAAAAGGATCATTCCCTTCGCAATTCGCTTGTTATATCCTTGGGCGGATAGCGTCGTGACCGTATCCCAAGGAGCAACGACCTCCTTAACAGAAATCAGCAGTATATCTCCAGATAAAATTACAACGATTTATAATCCAGTCATTGCCCCTGACCTTTTTTCCAAAGCCAAGGCTGATATCGATCATCCCTGGTTCCAACCTGGAGAACCGCCGGTCATCATTGGTGTAGGCAAGCTTGAACCCCAAAAGGATTTCCCCACGTTAATCCGAGCCTTCGCTAGAGTCCGCAAGCAAATTCCCTGCCGATTGGTCATTTTGGGATGGGGACCCGACTTAGACAAGCTACAAGAATTCACGGCTGAGGTGGGTGTCCAAGAAGATGTTGATTTAATGGGTTATGTGGATAACCCCTACCCCTATATGGCTCGTGCTAAGGTATTTACCTTGTCATCTGCTTGGGAAGGACTACCCACGGTTTTAATTGAGGCGTTAGCCTTAGGTAAGCCTGTTATTTCAACGGATTGTCCCAGTGGCCCTAGGGAAATTTTACAAGGGGGTAAATATGGGGCATTGACCCCTGTTGGTGACGATACAAGTTTGGCCACAGCGATTTGTGACGTTCTGAACCAGCAGTCTCAAAGTGATGTTTCCGAATGGCTGCATCAGTTTTCAATAGAAGCTTCAACCAACCAATATCTGAATTTGATCAACACGCTTAAAACGGCTGCTTGA
- the chlG gene encoding chlorophyll synthase ChlG, giving the protein MANPDPSQVPASTDNTEATATPSEPAAVETSEATEQGSAARQLLGMKGADTGDTNIWKIRLQLMKPITWVPLVWGVICGAAASGHFTWTFEHVLMSAVCMLMSGPLLTGYTQTINDFYDRDIDAINEPYRPIPSGAISIPQVVTQIIVLLAAGIGVAYGLDRWAGHEFPTLTVLAIFGSFISFIYSAPPIKLKQNGWTGNFALGASYIALPWWAGQALFGTLTPKVMVLTLAYSLSGLGIAIINDFKAVEGDRELGLKSLPVVFGIKKAAWICVLMIDVFQIGMALFLISIHENLYAVIQFLLVIPQITFQDMYFLRDPVKNDVKYQASAQPFLVLGTLVAGLAIGHAGL; this is encoded by the coding sequence ATGGCTAATCCGGATCCATCCCAGGTACCTGCCTCTACTGATAATACCGAGGCCACAGCAACACCTTCAGAACCAGCAGCCGTAGAAACATCCGAAGCTACTGAACAAGGCAGTGCAGCTCGCCAACTATTAGGTATGAAAGGGGCTGATACGGGCGATACCAATATTTGGAAAATTCGCTTGCAGCTGATGAAACCCATTACCTGGGTCCCCCTTGTCTGGGGGGTAATTTGTGGAGCCGCTGCATCCGGTCATTTTACCTGGACCTTTGAGCATGTTTTGATGTCAGCTGTTTGCATGTTGATGTCTGGGCCATTGCTAACGGGATATACCCAAACCATCAATGACTTCTACGATCGCGATATTGATGCCATTAACGAACCTTATCGCCCCATCCCCTCCGGAGCCATCTCTATTCCCCAAGTTGTAACCCAAATTATTGTCCTGCTAGCAGCGGGCATAGGTGTTGCTTATGGGCTCGACCGTTGGGCGGGCCATGAGTTTCCCACATTAACAGTACTCGCGATTTTTGGATCCTTTATTTCGTTTATCTACTCAGCTCCCCCCATCAAACTCAAACAAAATGGCTGGACGGGCAATTTTGCCTTAGGAGCTAGCTACATAGCTTTGCCTTGGTGGGCAGGCCAAGCCTTATTTGGCACTCTCACTCCCAAAGTCATGGTGTTAACGCTGGCTTATAGTCTGTCAGGATTAGGCATTGCTATTATCAACGACTTCAAAGCCGTAGAAGGTGATCGCGAATTAGGACTCAAATCTCTCCCAGTTGTCTTTGGAATTAAAAAAGCTGCCTGGATTTGTGTGCTGATGATCGATGTTTTCCAGATTGGCATGGCACTATTCTTAATCAGTATTCACGAGAATCTATATGCCGTTATCCAATTTTTACTGGTCATTCCTCAAATTACCTTCCAAGATATGTACTTTCTGCGTGACCCCGTCAAAAATGACGTAAAATATCAGGCCAGCGCCCAGCCATTTCTGGTACTAGGTACGCTAGTAGCGGGTTTAGCCATAGGCCATGCGGGTTTGTAG
- a CDS encoding glycosyltransferase family 39 protein has product MPVIFLISAYILLYLIYRRDQDWRTAVLLSAVSWAVIATVIAEFLSLFSALAVEGLLIAWIAVNLGLGFWYIRHSRKASLKPQSEASDQSFTRFQQVLLVGVIGIVLGTGITALLSPPNNWDSMTYHLGRVIHWAQNQSVGHYPTHIPRQLYSGPGPAFAVVQVFILTGDLFLNLLQWLSMVLSLIGVSLITERLGGKLRSQLVAVVISATIPMGILQSSSTQTDYVVSLWLVCFVYFSLVTIQNRIGWTYVPALGASLGLAILTKPTAYLYGFPFALWLLFVGVRYLRWKVWQPLGVSCGIIVLMNLGQYSRNLKVFDSLFGPTGQDSGSYGLPVLISNILRNLALHLSTPIRSINLITIRIVTAIHQVMGLDPSDPSITSPPGQKFDMHSLVNHEDLAGNPQHLLLILLCIVVFVLFRKRLKTREQLLWSTYLLCCLGGFLLFCFLVIWSPWRSRLHLPIFILLSPWVGMALSELFKKPIANAITAGFLAISFFWVLCNETRPLVINTQFVEERSVVTIFNQSRTDRYFSSRPKLAKPFLATVDYIAEQPCSDVGLIIGGDTWEYPLWKLGREQSNRPIRFEHLQVDNPSSELASQAPHQDFEACMVMTVKPEYLDQTDLQLGDRSYRQTWEQGDIKIYSRS; this is encoded by the coding sequence ATGCCTGTCATTTTTTTGATCTCTGCCTATATCTTGCTGTATCTCATTTATCGTCGAGATCAGGATTGGCGTACGGCTGTTCTATTGTCAGCCGTGTCTTGGGCCGTGATCGCCACGGTGATTGCCGAATTTTTGAGCTTATTCTCGGCCCTAGCAGTAGAAGGGTTACTGATTGCTTGGATTGCGGTCAACCTGGGGCTGGGCTTCTGGTATATTCGCCATTCCCGCAAAGCTAGCCTCAAACCTCAGTCAGAAGCAAGCGATCAATCCTTCACTCGCTTTCAGCAAGTTCTCCTGGTCGGTGTCATTGGTATCGTCTTGGGAACAGGAATTACAGCTCTGTTATCCCCCCCGAATAATTGGGATTCCATGACCTACCATCTGGGCAGGGTCATTCATTGGGCTCAAAATCAAAGTGTGGGTCATTATCCAACTCATATCCCTAGGCAGCTATATTCTGGGCCAGGACCTGCTTTTGCCGTGGTCCAAGTGTTTATTTTGACAGGCGATCTATTCCTCAACTTGCTGCAATGGCTGAGTATGGTGCTCAGTCTGATCGGAGTATCGCTCATTACAGAACGGCTGGGCGGGAAGTTGCGATCGCAACTCGTTGCCGTCGTCATCAGTGCCACCATCCCCATGGGGATTTTGCAGTCTTCCAGTACGCAAACAGACTATGTGGTTTCTCTGTGGCTCGTATGCTTCGTCTACTTCTCCCTAGTCACGATTCAAAATCGGATTGGTTGGACCTATGTTCCGGCCTTGGGAGCGAGCTTGGGCTTAGCTATCCTGACGAAACCAACGGCTTATTTGTATGGGTTTCCTTTTGCCCTATGGCTGTTGTTCGTAGGCGTTCGATATCTGCGCTGGAAAGTTTGGCAACCCTTAGGAGTGTCCTGCGGCATTATTGTACTGATGAACTTAGGGCAATATTCTCGCAATCTCAAAGTCTTTGATTCTTTATTTGGCCCGACGGGACAAGACAGCGGCTCCTATGGTTTACCCGTCCTGATTTCCAATATTCTGCGAAATTTAGCCCTCCATCTGAGTACCCCAATTCGATCTATTAATCTGATCACCATTCGGATTGTGACGGCGATCCACCAAGTCATGGGCTTAGACCCGAGCGATCCGAGTATTACCTCTCCCCCAGGCCAAAAATTTGATATGCATAGCCTGGTCAACCATGAAGACTTGGCGGGGAATCCCCAACATTTGCTACTGATCCTCCTATGCATTGTCGTATTCGTCCTATTTAGAAAGCGCCTGAAGACTCGCGAACAGCTTTTGTGGTCCACCTATTTACTCTGCTGCTTAGGGGGATTTTTGCTGTTTTGCTTCCTCGTAATTTGGTCTCCTTGGCGCAGTCGACTTCACCTGCCTATTTTTATATTGCTGTCTCCCTGGGTGGGCATGGCCCTCTCTGAATTATTCAAAAAGCCCATTGCCAATGCAATCACTGCGGGTTTTCTAGCCATTTCCTTCTTTTGGGTGCTGTGCAATGAAACGCGTCCCCTAGTGATCAATACGCAATTCGTTGAAGAGCGCAGTGTCGTTACCATCTTTAACCAATCTAGAACGGATCGCTACTTTAGTAGCCGTCCCAAACTGGCCAAGCCTTTTTTAGCCACCGTGGATTATATCGCCGAGCAACCCTGCAGCGATGTGGGTTTGATTATTGGTGGCGATACTTGGGAATATCCCCTTTGGAAGCTAGGTCGAGAGCAGTCCAACCGCCCCATTCGGTTTGAGCATCTTCAGGTAGATAATCCATCGTCGGAGCTTGCCTCTCAGGCACCCCACCAAGACTTTGAAGCCTGTATGGTGATGACGGTGAAACCTGAATATCTGGACCAAACGGACCTCCAGCTTGGTGATCGAAGTTACCGACAAACCTGGGAGCAAGGAGACATAAAAATATATAGCAGGAGCTAG
- a CDS encoding serine/threonine-protein kinase, whose translation MSEKILGGRYKILQPLGSGGFGETFLAEDTQFPGNPHCVVKKLKPQLENPSIWPDACRLFQREAESLSQLGNHDQIPRLLAHFEEEEHFFLVQELINGADLSRELVPGKQFSEYYTVTLLDGILEVLEFVHQQGVIHRDMKPSNLIRRQPDGKIILIDFGAVKAVGLQTTIAHGNTAQTISICTPGYTPNEQYSGQPKFSSDVFAVGMVGIQALTGQLPNQLEKDPQTGEVIWQDQSTVSPHLATILNKMVLYDFRHRYQNATEARAALQYLLTTQPISQPILSVSTPTTAISSDPNVAPLSSALPSSPSMSMKPKLPIRTFFAALLLGLCGGAASAVYVVSRYFPTAFAPTVASAPSETSETSVPDKTVVEGGPGEGFTPEVSGKGAADTDASPETITAASAPVVVDYTPLKESLAAGQWKNADQITRDLLLSVTGRAGSTLRVEDLEQIPCKDLRTINQYWEQSSQGRFGFKAQTKVWQNLVGKFTDNTNVQHNNSDTALIEFVKRTKWFYPKYGSILPYRYGNLAFALNSPLGHLPAKVFLPFESPNDSTSLKGAAILIPTLAQRVSFCERETAPNKSST comes from the coding sequence ATGTCAGAAAAGATACTTGGTGGACGGTACAAAATTCTGCAACCTCTTGGGAGTGGAGGGTTTGGTGAAACTTTCCTAGCTGAAGATACTCAATTTCCTGGCAATCCTCACTGCGTCGTCAAGAAACTGAAGCCTCAGCTAGAGAATCCCAGCATCTGGCCAGATGCTTGCCGCCTTTTTCAGCGAGAGGCAGAAAGCCTTTCCCAGCTAGGTAATCATGATCAAATTCCCAGGTTACTAGCCCATTTCGAAGAAGAAGAGCATTTCTTCCTCGTCCAAGAACTGATTAATGGGGCAGATCTAAGTCGAGAACTGGTGCCAGGTAAACAGTTTTCGGAATACTACACGGTCACATTATTAGATGGAATTCTAGAAGTCCTCGAATTTGTCCACCAGCAGGGGGTCATTCACCGAGATATGAAGCCCTCCAACCTGATTCGTCGCCAGCCCGATGGCAAAATTATTCTGATTGATTTTGGAGCAGTTAAGGCCGTTGGTCTACAAACCACCATCGCCCATGGCAATACGGCTCAAACGATCAGCATTTGTACCCCTGGATATACCCCCAATGAGCAATATTCAGGCCAACCCAAATTCAGTAGTGATGTCTTTGCTGTGGGTATGGTGGGTATTCAAGCCCTGACAGGTCAACTTCCCAATCAACTAGAAAAGGATCCGCAGACTGGAGAAGTGATTTGGCAAGATCAATCCACTGTCAGTCCTCACCTCGCCACCATCCTCAACAAGATGGTGCTCTATGACTTTCGGCATCGCTACCAAAATGCCACCGAAGCCAGAGCCGCTTTGCAGTACTTGCTAACCACGCAACCGATTTCACAACCCATACTTTCTGTCTCTACACCAACTACCGCAATTTCAAGTGACCCCAATGTTGCACCGCTATCTAGTGCCCTGCCCTCTTCCCCCTCAATGTCGATGAAACCCAAGTTACCCATCCGCACTTTCTTCGCCGCACTGCTTTTAGGCTTATGCGGTGGCGCGGCAAGTGCCGTATATGTTGTATCTCGTTACTTTCCTACCGCTTTTGCACCAACCGTAGCTTCTGCACCTTCTGAAACCTCGGAGACTTCTGTGCCAGATAAGACGGTGGTGGAAGGTGGACCGGGGGAAGGGTTTACGCCTGAAGTATCTGGGAAAGGCGCTGCCGACACTGACGCTTCCCCTGAAACCATTACAGCGGCCAGCGCACCTGTAGTGGTGGATTACACGCCCCTAAAAGAGTCATTAGCTGCTGGGCAGTGGAAAAATGCGGATCAAATCACCCGCGACTTACTTCTCAGTGTTACTGGACGCGCAGGCAGCACTCTTCGTGTGGAAGATTTAGAACAGATTCCTTGTAAAGACCTACGCACCATCAACCAATATTGGGAGCAATCGAGTCAAGGACGATTTGGATTTAAAGCTCAAACAAAAGTTTGGCAAAACTTGGTTGGGAAATTTACAGATAACACCAATGTTCAGCATAATAACTCAGACACTGCTCTAATTGAGTTTGTCAAACGAACGAAGTGGTTTTATCCAAAATACGGTAGCATTTTGCCTTATAGATATGGAAATTTAGCCTTTGCCTTAAATTCTCCACTAGGACATTTACCCGCAAAAGTATTTTTACCATTCGAATCCCCCAACGACTCAACATCTTTGAAAGGTGCAGCAATTTTAATTCCAACGCTGGCTCAAAGAGTTTCTTTTTGTGAGCGTGAGACTGCACCAAATAAGTCTTCCACTTAG
- a CDS encoding class I SAM-dependent methyltransferase, whose amino-acid sequence MVNFQNLKTYESSGIVQHYAQLQQLQPAEAAILTQLKDQLPTMTMLDMGVGGGRTTQHFAKLAADYRGIDYSSGMISACQKRFASSIDPNSFTVCDARDMSCFADNTFDFILFSFNGIDYIEHCDRIQVLQEIQRVGKPGGYFCFSTHNLQGMEQVFNWRSHLSYNPINTYIELVIWALHRVFNRSYSLKQLQSSIHAMIRDEPHNFRLRTYHIRPQEQLIQLASRFKNIKVYSWNQGIELSPRDLASNTDMWLYYLCNIQ is encoded by the coding sequence ATGGTCAATTTTCAGAATCTCAAGACCTACGAGTCTAGTGGGATTGTTCAGCACTACGCTCAACTCCAGCAGTTACAACCTGCTGAAGCAGCCATACTGACCCAACTAAAAGACCAGTTGCCCACAATGACCATGCTGGATATGGGAGTAGGGGGAGGGCGAACCACTCAACACTTTGCCAAGCTTGCTGCAGATTACAGGGGTATCGACTATTCGTCTGGGATGATCAGTGCTTGCCAAAAACGATTTGCAAGTTCTATAGACCCCAACTCTTTTACCGTCTGCGATGCGCGGGACATGAGTTGTTTCGCTGACAACACGTTTGATTTTATTCTGTTTAGTTTCAATGGCATTGACTATATTGAGCATTGCGATCGCATCCAGGTATTGCAGGAAATCCAGCGTGTGGGCAAGCCAGGGGGCTATTTCTGCTTTTCTACCCATAACCTTCAAGGAATGGAGCAGGTATTTAATTGGCGATCGCATCTCAGCTACAACCCCATCAACACCTATATAGAACTCGTGATTTGGGCCTTACACAGAGTCTTTAATCGCTCTTACTCCCTAAAACAGCTCCAATCCTCTATCCATGCCATGATCCGAGACGAACCCCATAATTTTCGCCTGCGCACCTATCATATTCGCCCCCAAGAACAACTCATTCAACTCGCATCAAGATTCAAAAACATCAAAGTTTACTCCTGGAACCAAGGAATTGAACTGAGTCCTAGGGACCTAGCTTCAAATACAGACATGTGGCTCTACTATCTCTGTAACATTCAATAA